The following are encoded together in the Chloroflexota bacterium genome:
- a CDS encoding ABC transporter ATP-binding protein, with product MSVSAATEPVLAVKDLHTHFFTKTATVRAVNGVSFSIFPGEIVGLVGESGCGKSVTAMSILGLVDTPGRVVNGTITFDGRDMRKMSGGQLRRIRGHEIAMIFQNPIGALNPVFSVGRQLVEAIRTHQRVSRREAYRQAVGLLDRVGIPDPEQRLPQFPHQFSGGMAQRVVIAMALANRPKLLIADEPTTALDVTIQAQIIDLLAELNQEFGMAVLHITHNMALVAESCARTIVMYGGKIAESGETQVVFDDPQHPYTQALLGSVPDLDQPEQTIDPLEGFPPDITREWPGCEFEPRCSQRFERCPVENPQLREVAPGHAVRCHLYEAAS from the coding sequence ATGAGCGTCTCCGCCGCGACGGAACCGGTGCTGGCCGTGAAGGATCTGCACACGCACTTCTTCACCAAGACGGCGACGGTGCGCGCCGTCAACGGCGTGAGCTTCAGCATCTTTCCCGGCGAAATCGTCGGACTCGTCGGCGAATCCGGCTGCGGCAAGTCGGTAACCGCGATGTCCATCTTGGGACTGGTTGACACCCCGGGACGGGTCGTCAACGGCACCATCACCTTCGATGGCCGTGACATGCGAAAGATGTCCGGGGGCCAGCTTCGCCGTATCAGGGGGCATGAGATCGCCATGATCTTCCAGAACCCCATCGGCGCCTTGAATCCAGTGTTCAGCGTAGGCCGTCAACTCGTCGAGGCGATTCGCACGCACCAGCGCGTCAGCCGCCGCGAGGCATACCGGCAAGCCGTCGGTCTGCTCGACCGCGTCGGGATACCCGACCCCGAGCAGCGGCTGCCGCAATTCCCGCATCAGTTCAGCGGCGGCATGGCGCAGCGGGTGGTCATTGCCATGGCGCTGGCCAACCGGCCCAAGCTGCTCATTGCCGATGAGCCAACGACGGCGTTGGACGTCACCATCCAGGCGCAGATCATCGACCTGCTGGCCGAGCTGAACCAGGAGTTCGGCATGGCCGTCTTGCACATCACCCACAATATGGCGCTGGTGGCCGAGAGCTGCGCGCGGACCATCGTGATGTATGGCGGAAAGATTGCCGAGAGCGGCGAAACGCAGGTCGTGTTCGACGATCCGCAGCATCCCTACACGCAGGCGCTGCTCGGCTCGGTGCCGGACCTCGACCAACCCGAGCAGACCATCGATCCGCTCGAAGGGTTTCCGCCCGACATCACCCGGGAGTGGCCGGGCTGTGAGTTCGAGCCGCGTTGCAGCCAACGCTTCGAGCGCTGCCCGGTCGAGAATCCCCAGCTGCGCGAGGTAGCCCCCGGACACGCCGTCCGCTGCCACCTCTACGAGGCGGCCTCATGA
- a CDS encoding ABC transporter substrate-binding protein, translated as MTAKRALSKALSRRMILRSGAAAVAGGVGAAALAACGEAEVVEKTVTVTVTEVKEVVKEVPVETVVTKEVVKEVPVETVVTKEVIKEVPVVEVKEVEVEKVVTQEKVVEVQVEKVVEREKVVEVMAQNPKADSLVIANPQTQKVDDLDGSQVYEFQTKIHAFCTSESLLLYDYQTQTLKPRLAESWEVAPDATSVTFTLREGVTWHNGDPFTPEDVVFNFNRIFRDDDPYHAEGTFYYNGFAQPFYGDTEVLDGRTVRVNLTQPDALAAEKFGALDSSYMAHPPSVMEHGNREYSTDPDKYVGTGPYIPVEVRPAELVRMVRNENWWGPQPDFKELIFRIFPGGAAGADARVNALLAGEVDVALYTPATRRNDLFRTPGIGAKWFPNFVLGYFYINHTFPLFQDNRVRQAVARSFDRVSYYEATAGPTVLPWGRFWFPGSPYLNDAAELDYDPAQVASLMQDAGFSMGGDGVWANGDMRAEFKIQYRGDPGAPPDRETFWMQGLNDQGFSVELEAWDPAIGADFDNGPFAQQNLHLGGWGVGVFLGDPAFAYQRWTAGDLFSRSYMDNAEMNQLYQDILVEADADNRTSKVHRMQEIAADQVAWIPATVSTLGAAWREEKVTNVTSGATQYSYPWLYKVAPV; from the coding sequence GTGACAGCGAAACGAGCACTATCGAAGGCGCTCAGCCGCCGGATGATTCTGCGTAGCGGAGCCGCGGCCGTCGCGGGCGGCGTCGGCGCTGCCGCGCTCGCCGCGTGTGGCGAGGCTGAGGTTGTCGAAAAGACGGTGACGGTAACCGTCACCGAGGTCAAGGAAGTCGTCAAGGAAGTTCCGGTCGAGACGGTCGTCACCAAGGAAGTCGTCAAGGAAGTTCCGGTCGAGACGGTCGTCACCAAGGAAGTCATCAAGGAAGTTCCGGTCGTCGAGGTCAAAGAGGTCGAAGTCGAGAAGGTCGTAACCCAGGAGAAGGTCGTCGAGGTCCAGGTCGAGAAGGTCGTCGAGCGGGAGAAGGTCGTCGAGGTCATGGCCCAGAACCCCAAGGCCGACAGCCTCGTGATCGCGAATCCTCAGACGCAGAAGGTCGACGACCTCGATGGGTCGCAGGTCTACGAGTTCCAGACCAAGATCCACGCCTTCTGCACGTCGGAGAGCCTGCTGCTCTACGACTATCAGACCCAGACCCTGAAGCCGCGCCTGGCCGAAAGCTGGGAAGTGGCGCCCGACGCCACGTCGGTCACCTTCACGCTGCGTGAAGGCGTCACCTGGCACAACGGCGACCCGTTCACGCCGGAAGACGTGGTCTTCAACTTCAACCGGATCTTCCGGGACGACGATCCGTACCACGCCGAGGGCACCTTCTACTACAACGGGTTCGCGCAGCCGTTCTACGGCGACACCGAGGTGCTGGACGGCCGCACGGTGCGCGTGAACTTGACGCAGCCCGACGCGCTGGCGGCGGAGAAGTTCGGCGCGCTGGACAGCTCGTACATGGCCCATCCGCCCAGCGTGATGGAGCATGGCAACCGCGAGTACTCCACCGACCCGGACAAGTACGTCGGCACGGGGCCCTACATCCCCGTGGAGGTGCGACCAGCCGAATTGGTGCGCATGGTACGCAACGAGAACTGGTGGGGCCCCCAGCCCGACTTCAAGGAGCTGATCTTCCGGATCTTCCCGGGTGGGGCGGCCGGCGCGGACGCGCGGGTGAACGCGCTGCTCGCCGGCGAAGTCGACGTGGCGCTGTACACGCCGGCGACCCGTCGCAACGATCTGTTCCGCACGCCCGGCATCGGCGCCAAGTGGTTCCCCAACTTCGTGCTGGGGTACTTCTACATCAACCACACGTTCCCGCTGTTCCAGGACAACCGGGTGCGGCAGGCCGTGGCGCGATCGTTTGACCGCGTCAGCTACTACGAGGCCACCGCCGGCCCAACCGTGCTGCCGTGGGGCAGGTTCTGGTTCCCCGGCTCGCCGTATCTGAACGACGCGGCGGAGCTGGACTACGACCCGGCGCAAGTCGCGTCGTTGATGCAGGACGCCGGCTTCTCCATGGGCGGCGACGGCGTATGGGCCAACGGCGACATGCGGGCCGAGTTCAAGATCCAGTACCGGGGCGACCCGGGCGCGCCTCCGGACCGCGAGACGTTCTGGATGCAGGGCTTGAACGACCAAGGGTTCTCCGTGGAGCTGGAGGCCTGGGACCCGGCCATCGGCGCCGACTTCGATAACGGCCCCTTCGCCCAGCAGAATCTGCACTTGGGCGGCTGGGGCGTCGGCGTATTCCTGGGCGACCCGGCCTTCGCCTATCAGCGTTGGACGGCGGGCGATCTCTTTTCCCGCAGCTACATGGACAACGCTGAGATGAACCAGCTCTACCAGGACATCCTGGTCGAGGCCGACGCCGACAACCGGACGTCGAAGGTGCATCGGATGCAGGAGATCGCAGCCGATCAGGTCGCCTGGATTCCGGCCACGGTATCCACGCTTGGTGCGGCCTGGCGGGAGGAGAAAGTCACCAACGTGACCTCGGGTGCGACCCAGTACAGCTACCCGTGGCTGTACAAGGTGGCGCCTGTTTAG
- a CDS encoding ABC transporter permease, translating to MKFLRDHPVLSVSLIPILITIIIALLAPILPIPDPNRGSINVRYLSPLTEAYVLGIDSLGRDVISEAKNPDPFPSSVVERYVPPVPKPYILGTDSLGRDMMSRLIWGSRISLMIGIFANVAVTLISVFFGLLAGYLGGRVDGVIMRLVDIGLAFPGLLLALLILTVLGPSVINMAIAVILSSVPLNIRFFRGQVLTVRNAKYVEAARLLGYNNLRIMFREVLPNVMPLVITVTALHATSFFIFTAGFSLIGMGLKPPDPDWGTIMSDGLRALYEAPAVILGPTILISVLAICFNVLGDEVQKILSPRESQL from the coding sequence GTGAAGTTCTTGCGTGACCACCCGGTTTTGAGCGTCTCGCTCATCCCCATCCTCATTACCATCATCATCGCCTTGCTCGCACCAATTCTCCCGATTCCCGATCCGAACCGCGGGAGCATTAACGTGCGCTATCTCTCGCCACTAACCGAAGCCTATGTCTTGGGGATCGACAGCTTAGGGCGTGATGTCATATCCGAGGCAAAAAATCCAGATCCTTTCCCATCAAGTGTCGTCGAACGCTATGTGCCACCGGTGCCGAAACCATACATTCTCGGAACAGACAGCCTCGGCCGAGACATGATGTCTCGCCTCATCTGGGGCAGCCGCATCTCGCTGATGATCGGCATTTTCGCCAACGTGGCCGTCACGCTGATCTCGGTGTTCTTTGGGCTGCTCGCCGGCTATCTCGGCGGGCGTGTGGACGGCGTGATCATGCGCCTGGTCGACATTGGGCTTGCGTTTCCGGGCCTTCTCCTTGCGCTCCTGATCCTCACCGTGCTCGGGCCATCGGTGATCAACATGGCGATTGCCGTCATCCTGTCGTCCGTGCCCCTCAACATTCGTTTCTTCCGTGGGCAGGTCCTCACCGTGAGGAATGCCAAATACGTCGAGGCGGCGCGTCTCCTTGGCTACAACAACCTGCGGATCATGTTTCGAGAAGTGCTGCCGAACGTAATGCCGCTCGTCATCACGGTCACCGCCTTGCACGCCACAAGCTTCTTCATCTTCACCGCCGGCTTCAGCCTGATCGGCATGGGACTCAAGCCGCCGGACCCCGATTGGGGAACCATCATGTCGGACGGCCTGCGCGCGCTCTACGAGGCGCCGGCGGTGATCCTAGGCCCGACGATCCTGATCTCGGTGCTGGCGATCTGCTTCAACGTCCTCGGCGACGAAGTGCAGAAGATCCTGAGCCCGCGCGAGAGCCAGCTTTGA
- a CDS encoding pyridoxal phosphate-dependent aminotransferase — protein sequence MKTAQHIRAMPPVGSRLLASQVKAARRRGVDVLPLMPYAERALSPEAIEAVVREIRRNREAPSRGLPELREVVADCIGGEIGQPVDPEAGVLITNGSMQALNLVFRAILDPGDEVIIPAPCYFFGGCVEMAGGRPVHVPMDEAAEYAWDVECIAAAVTPRTVAIVVNTPVNPTGVVLESDTLRAIVDLAERHDLLIVSDESYDTMVYDGRRHVSCASIGNAASRTALIRSFTKSYAMPAWRVGYIVGPASVIDACTKAMEWEQLHGSHVAQAGAAAAVRNPAYPGDSMAREFQRLRDVIHPFVAPDRPLHALKPAGGPFVFINVSEAFDSSTQASAALLEAGIPTTAGHFCRSDRHVRMAFGASPEVLREAGRRIAEVVAATTNGQPVRAEQAANRRAVLSRT from the coding sequence TTGAAGACTGCGCAACACATTCGGGCCATGCCCCCTGTGGGTTCGCGGCTGCTCGCCAGCCAGGTGAAGGCCGCCCGCCGCCGGGGCGTTGACGTGCTGCCGCTGATGCCCTACGCCGAGCGGGCCCTGTCGCCGGAAGCGATCGAGGCGGTGGTGCGCGAAATACGTCGCAACCGCGAGGCCCCTTCGCGCGGCCTGCCGGAGCTCCGTGAGGTCGTGGCGGACTGCATCGGCGGCGAAATCGGCCAGCCGGTCGACCCCGAGGCCGGGGTGCTCATCACCAACGGCTCGATGCAGGCGCTCAACCTGGTGTTTCGCGCGATCCTTGACCCCGGCGACGAGGTAATCATCCCCGCGCCCTGCTATTTCTTCGGCGGCTGCGTGGAAATGGCCGGCGGCCGCCCGGTCCACGTGCCCATGGACGAGGCCGCGGAATACGCCTGGGACGTCGAGTGCATCGCCGCCGCCGTCACGCCGCGCACCGTGGCCATCGTCGTCAACACCCCGGTGAATCCCACCGGCGTGGTGCTGGAGAGCGACACGCTGCGCGCCATTGTCGACCTGGCCGAGCGCCACGATCTGCTGATCGTGTCGGACGAGTCGTACGACACCATGGTCTATGACGGACGCCGGCACGTGAGTTGCGCGAGCATCGGGAACGCCGCCTCGCGCACGGCACTGATCCGCAGCTTCACCAAGAGCTACGCCATGCCCGCATGGCGAGTGGGATATATTGTCGGCCCCGCAAGCGTCATCGACGCATGCACCAAGGCGATGGAATGGGAACAGCTCCACGGCAGCCACGTCGCGCAAGCCGGAGCTGCCGCCGCCGTGCGGAACCCGGCGTATCCGGGGGACAGCATGGCCCGGGAATTCCAGCGGCTGCGCGACGTGATCCATCCCTTCGTGGCGCCCGACCGTCCGCTGCACGCCCTGAAGCCGGCCGGGGGGCCATTCGTGTTCATCAATGTGTCCGAAGCGTTCGACTCATCCACGCAGGCGTCGGCCGCCTTGCTGGAGGCCGGAATCCCGACCACCGCGGGACACTTCTGCCGGTCCGACCGGCACGTGCGCATGGCATTCGGTGCGTCGCCGGAAGTCCTGCGCGAAGCCGGGCGCCGCATTGCCGAGGTCGTCGCGGCCACCACCAACGGTCAACCAGTTCGAGCCGAGCAAGCAGCGAATAGGAGGGCCGTACTCAGCAGGACGTAG
- a CDS encoding ABC transporter permease, which translates to MSRYIARRLLSVIPLLIAVSIIVFGMSKALPGDPVEIFLQQADIANPELVKSMKDKYGLNDPLPVQYWTWLSLMFRGDMGESIRRGERVSDLLFRGMRNTFSVAVASVILVVVVGWTMGVLAAVVHNRAWPQVITRFLAQSPVLMLSIPGFAVAVFMVLIFGVSLGWLPTSGVSNPRAGGDDVIDLAKHLILPTIGLALASVGANWRLARNTMIEVLREDYIRMAHAKGLPLWRVYFVHGLRTTLVPLLTSAGLLFGSLLTGSFILEYIFAWPGIGLLVVESTVNRDVPVVMGATMLIATMYIFLNLAVDVIYALVDPRVRYA; encoded by the coding sequence ATGAGCCGATACATCGCGCGCCGTCTTCTGTCCGTCATCCCGCTGCTCATCGCGGTGAGCATCATCGTGTTCGGGATGAGCAAGGCCTTGCCGGGGGATCCGGTCGAAATATTCCTACAGCAAGCCGACATTGCGAATCCGGAATTAGTGAAATCCATGAAGGACAAGTATGGACTCAATGACCCATTGCCGGTGCAGTATTGGACCTGGCTAAGTCTTATGTTTCGAGGTGACATGGGTGAGTCGATTCGGCGGGGTGAACGCGTATCCGACTTGCTCTTCCGAGGAATGCGGAACACGTTCAGCGTCGCAGTCGCCTCGGTCATTCTCGTGGTGGTCGTCGGTTGGACCATGGGTGTCCTGGCCGCCGTCGTCCACAACCGCGCCTGGCCTCAGGTCATTACGCGCTTCCTGGCGCAGTCTCCCGTCTTGATGCTCAGCATTCCCGGCTTCGCCGTCGCCGTGTTCATGGTGCTCATCTTCGGTGTCTCGCTTGGTTGGCTCCCCACCAGCGGCGTCTCCAATCCCCGGGCAGGGGGAGACGACGTCATCGACCTCGCCAAGCACCTCATCCTGCCAACCATCGGCCTGGCGCTCGCCTCGGTCGGCGCAAATTGGCGCTTGGCGCGAAACACCATGATCGAGGTATTGCGTGAGGACTATATTCGCATGGCCCATGCCAAGGGCCTGCCCCTTTGGCGGGTCTACTTTGTGCATGGTCTACGCACCACACTCGTCCCCCTGCTGACGAGTGCCGGGCTCCTATTCGGATCATTGCTAACTGGATCCTTCATCCTCGAATACATCTTCGCTTGGCCAGGAATCGGTTTGCTAGTTGTCGAGTCTACGGTCAACCGCGATGTTCCGGTCGTCATGGGTGCAACGATGTTGATCGCCACGATGTATATCTTCCTCAACCTTGCTGTCGATGTCATTTACGCCCTCGTCGACCCACGTGTCCGCTATGCTTAG
- a CDS encoding cupin domain-containing protein — protein MPFVDPATANNLTHDAIAAIKQRNGSGQWRERISATAEHRSVLLHWPPGSAQAAHYHPDCEEVFVVHEGRVEFTFDDEPPVEAGPGSVLYAPRGSRHSLRVVGDAPLLMMCFLAPNLPEDEVPA, from the coding sequence ATGCCATTCGTCGACCCGGCCACCGCCAACAACCTGACCCACGACGCCATCGCCGCCATCAAGCAGCGCAACGGCTCGGGGCAATGGCGTGAACGCATCAGCGCCACCGCCGAGCACCGCAGCGTGCTGCTGCACTGGCCGCCGGGATCCGCCCAGGCCGCGCACTATCACCCCGACTGCGAAGAGGTCTTTGTCGTCCACGAGGGCCGCGTCGAATTCACCTTCGACGACGAGCCGCCGGTCGAGGCCGGACCGGGTTCGGTGCTCTATGCGCCTCGAGGCTCCCGGCACTCCCTACGCGTGGTCGGCGACGCCCCCCTGCTGATGATGTGCTTCCTCGCGCCCAACCTCCCGGAAGACGAGGTTCCGGCCTGA
- a CDS encoding amidohydrolase family protein, with product MIIDAHTHIFDRSVGGASENFPLWPGNRWGASAPDLIEQMDRAGIDKAFIISYTAVDVMAHYRPEERDHKLAVFQHYLTKEYFVRMWRQHPDRFVWISDSIDPRVPGYVERAAADLDLGAAGLKLLPLFVDTEMGDPRWRPIFELLRDRGKPCIIDISWWYAHFPWFAPSVLGKYASFTEYVKGFGELVADFPEVGIQLAHYGTPALRDRDNPSAPLRYHLLDEVIEFMLAYPNLHCDLGAYQHVIGADEPYPYMSALTILEILVAGIGTDRIHWGTDWPYLGVQPYENLIRAIREAPFLDQDGADKILGLNAQRFVGA from the coding sequence ATGATCATTGACGCGCACACCCACATCTTCGACCGCTCGGTTGGCGGCGCCAGCGAGAACTTTCCGCTCTGGCCCGGCAACCGCTGGGGCGCAAGCGCCCCGGACTTGATCGAGCAAATGGACCGGGCCGGCATCGACAAGGCCTTCATCATCAGCTATACGGCCGTCGACGTAATGGCCCACTACCGGCCCGAGGAGCGCGACCACAAGCTCGCCGTCTTCCAGCACTATCTGACCAAGGAATACTTCGTGCGGATGTGGCGGCAACATCCGGACCGGTTCGTGTGGATCTCGGATTCCATCGACCCGCGAGTCCCCGGCTACGTCGAGCGGGCGGCGGCGGACCTCGACCTCGGGGCAGCCGGCCTCAAGCTGCTGCCGCTCTTTGTCGACACCGAGATGGGCGATCCCCGCTGGCGGCCGATCTTCGAGCTGCTGCGCGACCGAGGCAAGCCCTGCATCATCGACATCTCGTGGTGGTACGCCCATTTCCCGTGGTTCGCGCCGAGCGTCCTCGGAAAGTACGCCTCGTTCACGGAGTACGTGAAGGGCTTCGGCGAGCTGGTGGCCGACTTCCCCGAGGTCGGGATCCAGCTGGCCCACTACGGCACGCCCGCGCTGCGAGACCGCGACAATCCGTCGGCGCCGTTGCGCTACCACCTGCTCGACGAGGTCATCGAGTTCATGCTGGCCTACCCGAATCTCCATTGCGATTTGGGGGCCTATCAGCACGTGATCGGCGCCGACGAACCGTATCCCTACATGAGCGCGCTGACGATCCTTGAAATCCTGGTGGCCGGCATCGGGACCGACCGCATTCACTGGGGCACCGACTGGCCCTACCTGGGCGTGCAGCCCTACGAGAACCTCATCCGCGCCATCCGCGAGGCGCCGTTCCTCGACCAGGATGGGGCTGACAAGATCCTGGGCCTGAACGCGCAGCGATTCGTCGGAGCCTAG
- a CDS encoding membrane dipeptidase, whose protein sequence is MQTQESAGHALHERALVVLAHDHMVRAEDLRRDIAGGVTAKVVQATVSGRAFSDSRAEFERSLYSTEGFMRDAMGAYDEIFATIETMPDKVFVVRRAADIQEAKRTGRLGLILGAEGAKLLEGSLAALRVFYRLGMRHLQLHWATRNQVGTAQSDTDEPGLTAFGRDVVAEVNALGMLLDVSHSSVATIADVLAMTDRPVINSHTGARELNPRSTQLLWDDQIKDLADNGGVAAVHFCSRVLLDSGHATIDDVLTHIDYLVDAGGIESVGLGPDYLLDGTQRTRNVSFNQRIAEDDFTWAKDFEDTSTLPNVTVALLERGYTEDETLKILGGNMLRVIEASLP, encoded by the coding sequence GTGCAGACACAAGAATCGGCCGGGCATGCCCTGCACGAGCGCGCGCTGGTGGTGCTGGCGCACGACCACATGGTGCGGGCGGAGGACTTGCGGCGGGACATTGCCGGCGGCGTGACGGCCAAGGTGGTGCAGGCCACGGTGTCCGGGCGGGCCTTCTCGGACAGCCGGGCGGAATTCGAGCGGTCGCTCTACAGCACCGAGGGCTTTATGCGCGATGCCATGGGGGCCTACGACGAGATCTTCGCCACCATCGAGACCATGCCTGACAAGGTCTTCGTGGTTCGCCGCGCGGCCGATATCCAGGAGGCCAAGCGCACCGGCCGCCTGGGTCTGATCCTGGGCGCCGAAGGCGCCAAGCTGCTGGAGGGGAGCCTGGCGGCACTTCGGGTTTTCTACCGCCTCGGTATGCGCCACTTGCAGCTGCATTGGGCCACCCGCAACCAGGTGGGAACGGCGCAGTCGGACACCGACGAGCCGGGCCTGACGGCGTTTGGCCGCGACGTCGTGGCCGAAGTGAACGCCTTGGGGATGCTGCTCGACGTGTCGCACTCGTCGGTCGCCACGATTGCCGACGTGCTGGCCATGACCGACCGACCCGTCATCAACTCCCACACCGGCGCGCGCGAGCTCAACCCCAGGAGCACCCAGTTGCTCTGGGACGATCAGATCAAGGACCTCGCGGACAACGGCGGCGTGGCCGCCGTCCACTTCTGCTCGCGGGTGCTGCTCGACAGCGGCCACGCCACCATCGACGACGTGCTGACGCACATCGACTACCTGGTTGACGCGGGCGGGATCGAGAGCGTGGGCCTCGGCCCCGACTACCTCCTGGACGGCACCCAGCGAACCCGCAACGTGAGCTTCAATCAGCGGATTGCCGAGGACGACTTCACCTGGGCCAAGGACTTCGAGGACACCAGCACGCTGCCGAACGTGACGGTGGCGTTGCTGGAGCGCGGCTACACGGAGGACGAGACCCTGAAGATTCTGGGCGGCAACATGCTGCGGGTGATCGAGGCGTCGCTGCCCTGA
- a CDS encoding ATP-binding cassette domain-containing protein, with product MSDTAAPLLQCEGLVKAFSLPRTKIMERRRSLLAVGGVDLTLDAEETLGLVGESGCGKTTLGRLIVGLEQPTSGSVSFSTRKAPSADANERLDLARNAQMVFQDPLGSLNPRKRIRDAIAEPLRIHAIVPDAEIGERVNDLLQEVGLPVEFGARFPMQVSGGQQQRVAIARALSVESELLVADEPLSSLDVSVQAQILDLLRRIRDRRRLSVIFISHDLAVVQQLCNRVAVMYLGKIVEEGETRTLFQRPRHPYTTALLSAVPRVKAAAGDRIRLSGEPASAANIPPGCPFHTRCWKAQDICRTDVPKLESLNGARVACHFPE from the coding sequence ATGAGCGACACCGCCGCCCCCCTCCTGCAATGTGAAGGGCTGGTCAAGGCGTTCAGCCTGCCCCGTACCAAGATCATGGAACGCCGGCGGTCACTGCTCGCGGTTGGCGGGGTCGATCTCACCCTCGACGCCGAGGAAACGCTGGGACTGGTTGGAGAGTCAGGCTGCGGCAAGACCACACTTGGGCGCCTGATCGTCGGCCTCGAGCAACCCACCAGCGGCAGCGTCTCCTTCAGCACGCGCAAGGCGCCATCTGCTGACGCCAATGAGCGTCTCGATCTGGCACGGAACGCCCAAATGGTCTTTCAGGATCCATTGGGGTCGCTCAATCCGCGGAAGCGCATCCGAGACGCAATCGCCGAGCCGCTGAGAATCCATGCCATCGTTCCCGACGCCGAGATTGGCGAGCGCGTCAACGACCTGCTCCAGGAGGTCGGCCTGCCGGTCGAGTTCGGCGCGCGCTTCCCGATGCAGGTGAGCGGCGGACAGCAGCAGCGCGTGGCCATCGCGCGCGCCCTGTCGGTGGAAAGCGAGCTGCTGGTCGCCGACGAGCCGCTATCGTCCCTGGACGTCTCGGTGCAGGCGCAGATCCTGGACCTGCTGCGGCGCATCCGCGACCGGCGACGCCTGAGCGTCATCTTCATTTCGCACGATCTCGCCGTCGTGCAACAGCTCTGCAACCGCGTGGCGGTGATGTACCTCGGCAAGATCGTGGAGGAAGGGGAAACACGCACGCTGTTTCAGCGCCCGCGTCATCCCTATACCACCGCCCTGCTCTCGGCAGTGCCCCGCGTCAAGGCCGCCGCCGGCGACCGCATTCGCCTGTCCGGGGAACCGGCCAGCGCCGCCAACATTCCGCCCGGATGCCCGTTCCATACCCGCTGCTGGAAAGCCCAGGACATCTGCCGCACCGACGTGCCCAAGCTGGAGTCGCTGAACGGCGCCCGGGTGGCCTGCCACTTTCCCGAGTAA
- a CDS encoding 3-oxoacyl-ACP reductase FabG, whose translation MSLLQDRVAIVTGAGGLHGIGRAIALAYGQHGCRVAVAGGSAVEQVADEIQADGGTAVAIPCDVSIPGDVECLVQRTEAELGPIDILCNNAGILRRGHLHEITLDDWNRTLAVNLTGLFLCTQLVAARMIARGAGGRIVNISSLCGHQGCPGQVSYAASKAGVEGFTKSIAEDLGAHGITANCIAPGPVYTNMTGKDAPSGQAPVRWNGAPIPDFGLPPDVAGAAVFLASDLASWITAATLVVDGGRLVQ comes from the coding sequence ATGAGCCTGCTGCAAGACCGAGTCGCCATCGTCACCGGCGCCGGCGGCTTGCACGGCATCGGACGCGCCATTGCCCTGGCCTACGGGCAGCATGGCTGTCGCGTGGCGGTCGCCGGCGGCAGCGCCGTCGAGCAGGTCGCGGACGAAATCCAAGCGGACGGGGGAACAGCCGTCGCCATCCCCTGTGACGTGTCGATCCCCGGCGATGTCGAGTGCCTGGTGCAGCGCACCGAGGCCGAGCTTGGCCCCATCGACATCCTGTGCAACAACGCCGGCATCCTCCGCCGCGGCCATCTGCACGAGATCACGCTGGACGATTGGAACCGCACCCTCGCGGTCAACCTGACCGGGCTGTTTCTCTGCACGCAACTCGTGGCCGCGCGCATGATTGCCCGCGGCGCCGGCGGCCGCATCGTCAACATTTCTTCGCTGTGCGGTCACCAGGGATGCCCGGGGCAGGTGAGCTACGCCGCCTCCAAGGCCGGGGTCGAGGGCTTCACCAAGTCGATCGCCGAGGACCTCGGGGCACACGGCATCACGGCAAATTGCATCGCCCCCGGCCCGGTCTACACCAACATGACGGGCAAGGACGCCCCGTCCGGCCAAGCGCCGGTGCGCTGGAACGGGGCGCCGATTCCGGACTTCGGGCTGCCGCCCGACGTGGCCGGCGCGGCGGTGTTCCTGGCCAGCGATCTTGCCAGCTGGATCACCGCCGCCACCCTGGTGGTCGACGGCGGGCGGCTGGTGCAGTGA